In Xiphophorus couchianus chromosome 24, X_couchianus-1.0, whole genome shotgun sequence, a single genomic region encodes these proteins:
- the tsr2 gene encoding pre-rRNA-processing protein TSR2 homolog, with protein sequence MHHLVQPKLKSRRRRSKMAASTASRELFTEGVRAVLQTWPVLQIAVDNGFGGVYGQQKADWMVDVVQQYFHDNADLQQYEVEDFLSQLMDQEFDTVVEDGSLPQVSQRLLQLFSLWQQGALQQLRSTVHILTQSKTPRAKVTAPPAQSDKEESDGETQGMECEESRPSLSTTRPPPQDEEDGWTVVRRKK encoded by the exons ATGCACCACCTTGTTCAGCCGAAACtaaaatcaagaagaagaagatccAAGATGGCGGCCTCCACGGCGTCGCGTGAACTCTTCACGGAGGGAGTTCGGGCGGTTCTTCAGACGTGGCCGGTTCTACAG ATCGCCGTGGACAACGGCTTTGGAGGCGTTTACGGCCAGCAGAAAGCTGATTGGATGGTGGATGTCGTTCAGCAGTATTTCCATGACAACG CTGACCTGCAGCAGTATGAGGTGGAGGATTTCCTGTCTCAGCTAATGGATCAGGAGTTTGATACGGTGGTGGAGGACGGCAGCTTACctcag GTATCGCAGcgtctgctgcagctgttctcCCTCtggcagcagggggcgctgcagcagCTCCGCAGCACCGTCCACATACTGACTCAGAGCAAGACGCCAAGGGCAAAGGTCACGGCTCCACCCGCGCAGTCGGACAAGGAGGAGAGCGACGGCGAAACGCAG ggCATGGAGTGTGAGGAGTCCCGCCCGTCCCTCAGCACCACACGTCCTCCTCCTCAGGATGAAGAGGACGGCTGGACTGTGGTCCGGAGGAAGAAGTGa
- the grm6a gene encoding glutamate receptor, metabotropic 6a isoform X2 has translation MTSSGPAPFSLCPDVVAAGRLGALWPRLLLPLWIWTGDPADQAQASHQHFHPHSIKLPGDITLGGLFPIHARGPHGVNCGELKKEKGIHRMEAMLYALDQINGDPELLPNITLGARILDTCSRDTYALEQSLTFVQALIQKDTSDIRCSNGEPPLIRKPERVVGVIGASASSVSIMVANILRLFEIPQVSYASTAPELSDNNRYDFFSRVVPPDSYQAQAMLDIVKALGWNYVSTLASEGNYGESGVEAFMQISREAGGVCIAQSVKIPREPAEGEFDKIIKRLMETSNARGVIIFANEDDIKRVLEAARQANLTGHFLFVGSDSWGAKSSPIAELEDVAEGAVTILPKRASIDGFDQYFISRSLENNRRNIWFAEFWEDDFRCKLTRPGIKLDSDKKKCTGGERIGQDSSYEQEGKVQFVIDAVYAVAYALHNMHQDLCPNSHGVCSSMDPVEGRLLLDYIRAVNFNGSAGTSVLFNENGDAPGRYDIFQFQMTNHSHPGYHVIGQWTNNLRLNLEEMQWSGGDKSVPESICSFPCKPGERKKMVKGVPCCWHCELCDGYQYQLDEFTCEMCPTDMRPVPNRTACCPTPIIKLEWNSPWALVPASLAMLGILATSAVVVTFIRFNDTPIVRASGRELSYVLLTGIFLIYLITFLMIAEPGVAVCAFRRLLLGLGMAITYSAMLTKTNRIYRIFEQGKKSVTPPKFISPTSQLAITFILISVQVLGVFMWFAVVPPHTIIDYEELRPPNPDLARGILKCDMSDLSIICCLSYSIVLMVTCTVYAVKSRGVPETFNEAKPIGFTMYTTCIVWLAFVPIFFGTAQSTEKMFIQTATLTVSMSLSASVSLGMLYMPKVYVIVFHPEQNVQKRKRSFKVPANQRRA, from the exons ATGACATCATCAGGCCCCGCCCCCTTCTCCCTCTGTCCTGACGTTGTTGCCGCTGGTCGCCTTGGCGCCCTGTGGCCCCGCCTCCTGCTGCCTCTCTGGATCTGGACCGGCGATCCGGCGGACCAGGCACAGGCCTCGCACCAGCACTTCCACCCCCACTCCATCAAGCTGCCTGGTGACATCACACTGGGGGGGCTGTTTCCCATCCACGCCCGCGGCCCCCACGGCGTGAACTGCGGCGAGCTGAAGAAGGAGAAAGGTATTCACCGCATGGAGGCCATGTTGTACGCCCTGGACCAGATCAACGGCGATCCTGAGCTGCTGCCCAACATCACGCTGGGCGCCCGCATCCTGGACACCTGCTCCAGGGACACCTACGCCCTGGAGCAGTCCCTCACCTTCGTCCAGGCGTTGATCCAGAAGGACACGTCTGACATCCGCTGCTCCAACGGCGAGCCGCCCCTCATCCGCAAACCGGAGAGGGTGGTGGGCGTGATCGGAGCGTCGGCCAGCTCCGTGTCCATCATGGTGGCCAACATCCTGCGGCTGTTCGAG ATTCCTCAGGTGAGCTACGCGTCCACAGCTCCAGAGCTCAGCGACAACAACCGCTACGACTTCTTCTCCCGGGTCGTTCCGCCAGACTCGTACCAGGCCCAGGCCATGCTGGACATCGTCAAGGCTCTGGGCTGGAACTACGTCTCCACGCTGGCGTCCGAAGGCAACTACGGCGAGAGCGGCGTGGAGGCCTTCATGCAGATCTCCAGAGAGGCCG GTGGTGTGTGCATTGCCCAGTCGGTGAAGATCCCCCGAGAGCCAGCTGAGGGCGAGTTCGATAAGATCATCAAACGTTTGATGGAGACAAGTAACGCCAGAGGAGTCATCATCTTCGCCAACGAGGACGACATCAA GCGTGTTCTTGAAGCAGCGAGGCAGGCTAACCTGAcgggtcacttcctgtttgttggGTCAGACAGCTGGGGGGCCAAGAGCTCACCAATCGCCGAGCTGGAAGACGTTGCAGAAGGCGCTGTCACCATCTTGCCCAAGCGGGCCTCGATTGACG GTTTTGATCAGTACTTCATATCTCGGTCCCTGGAGAACAACCGCAGGAACATCTGGTTTGCCGAGTTCTGGGAGGACGACTTCAGGTGCAAATTGACCCGTCCTGGAATCAAACTGGACTCAGACAAGAAGAAGTGCACAG GAGGCGAGCGAATTGGTCAGGACTCGTCCTACGAGCAGGAAGGGAAGGTTCAGTTTGTGATCGATGCTGTTTATGCCGTCGCCTACGCTCTGCACAACATGCACCAAGACCTCTGTCCCAACAGCCACGGGGTCTGCAGCAGCATGGACCCGGTGGAGGGGCGCCTGCTGCTGGACTACATCAGAGCCGTCAACTTCAACG GAAGTGCTGGGACCAGCGTTCTGTTCAACGAGAATGGAGACGCTCCAGGACGCTACGATATCTTCCAGTTTCAGATGACCAACCACAGCCATCCTGGCTACCACGTCATCGGCCAGTGGACCAACAACCTGAGGCTCAAC ctggaggagatgCAGTGGTCAGGAGGAGACAAATCCGTTCCAGAGTCCATCTGTAGCTTCCCCTGCAAACCCGGAGAGCGAAAGAAGATGGTGAAGGGAGTCCCCTGCTGCTGGCACTGCGAG CTCTGTGACGGGTACCAGTACCAGTTGGACGAGTTCACCTGTGAAATGTGTCCAACGGACATGCGGCCCGTCCCCAACCGGACGGCCTGCTGTCCCACGCCCATCATCAAGCTGGAGTGGAACTCTCCCTGGGCCCTAGTGCCCGCCTCTCTCGCCATGCTGGGTATCCTAGCAACCAGCGCCGTGGTGGTCACCTTCATTCGCTTTAACGACACCCCTATCGTCAGGGCGTCGGGAAGAGAGCTGAGCTACGTCCTCCTGACCG GTATCTTTCTGATTTACCTGATCACCTTCCTGATGATCGCGGAGCCAGGTGTGGCGGTGTGTGCGTTCCGGCGCCTCCTGCTGGGCCTCGGCATGGCCATCACCTACTCCGCCATGCTAACCAAAACCAACCGCATTTACAGAATCTTCGAACAGGGCAAGAAGTCGGTGACTCCTCCTAAATTCATAAGCCCCACCTCCCAGCTCGCCATCACCTTCATCCTCATTTCTGTCCAG GTTCTGGGCGTGTTCATGTGGTTCGCTGTGGTTCCTCCTCACACCATCATCGACTACGAGGAGCTCCGCCCACCAAACCCAGACCTGGCCCGAGGCATCCTCAAGTGTGACATGTCGGACCTGTCCATCATCTGCTGCCTGAGCTACAGCATCGTtcttatg gtaacatgTACAGTTTACGCCGTGAAGAGCCGAGGCGTTCCGGAGACATTCAACGAAGCGAAGCCCATCGGTTTCACCATGTACACCACCTGCATCGTCTGGCTGGCCTTCGTCCCCATCTTCTTTGGTACCGCTCAGTCCACTGAGAAG ATGTTCATCCAGACTGCCACCCTGACCGTCTCCATGTCCCTCAGTGCTTCTGTCTCTCTGGGGATGCTGTACATGCCCAAAGTTTACGTCATCGTCTTCCACCCGGAGCAGAACGTccagaagaggaagaggagcttcAAG GTACCAGCCAACCAGAGGAGGGCCTGA
- the grm6a gene encoding glutamate receptor, metabotropic 6a isoform X1, giving the protein MTSSGPAPFSLCPDVVAAGRLGALWPRLLLPLWIWTGDPADQAQASHQHFHPHSIKLPGDITLGGLFPIHARGPHGVNCGELKKEKGIHRMEAMLYALDQINGDPELLPNITLGARILDTCSRDTYALEQSLTFVQALIQKDTSDIRCSNGEPPLIRKPERVVGVIGASASSVSIMVANILRLFEIPQVSYASTAPELSDNNRYDFFSRVVPPDSYQAQAMLDIVKALGWNYVSTLASEGNYGESGVEAFMQISREAGGVCIAQSVKIPREPAEGEFDKIIKRLMETSNARGVIIFANEDDIKRVLEAARQANLTGHFLFVGSDSWGAKSSPIAELEDVAEGAVTILPKRASIDGFDQYFISRSLENNRRNIWFAEFWEDDFRCKLTRPGIKLDSDKKKCTGGERIGQDSSYEQEGKVQFVIDAVYAVAYALHNMHQDLCPNSHGVCSSMDPVEGRLLLDYIRAVNFNGSAGTSVLFNENGDAPGRYDIFQFQMTNHSHPGYHVIGQWTNNLRLNLEEMQWSGGDKSVPESICSFPCKPGERKKMVKGVPCCWHCELCDGYQYQLDEFTCEMCPTDMRPVPNRTACCPTPIIKLEWNSPWALVPASLAMLGILATSAVVVTFIRFNDTPIVRASGRELSYVLLTGIFLIYLITFLMIAEPGVAVCAFRRLLLGLGMAITYSAMLTKTNRIYRIFEQGKKSVTPPKFISPTSQLAITFILISVQVLGVFMWFAVVPPHTIIDYEELRPPNPDLARGILKCDMSDLSIICCLSYSIVLMVTCTVYAVKSRGVPETFNEAKPIGFTMYTTCIVWLAFVPIFFGTAQSTEKMFIQTATLTVSMSLSASVSLGMLYMPKVYVIVFHPEQNVQKRKRSFKAVVQAATLSQKTDKPNGDTKIEPDRTQ; this is encoded by the exons ATGACATCATCAGGCCCCGCCCCCTTCTCCCTCTGTCCTGACGTTGTTGCCGCTGGTCGCCTTGGCGCCCTGTGGCCCCGCCTCCTGCTGCCTCTCTGGATCTGGACCGGCGATCCGGCGGACCAGGCACAGGCCTCGCACCAGCACTTCCACCCCCACTCCATCAAGCTGCCTGGTGACATCACACTGGGGGGGCTGTTTCCCATCCACGCCCGCGGCCCCCACGGCGTGAACTGCGGCGAGCTGAAGAAGGAGAAAGGTATTCACCGCATGGAGGCCATGTTGTACGCCCTGGACCAGATCAACGGCGATCCTGAGCTGCTGCCCAACATCACGCTGGGCGCCCGCATCCTGGACACCTGCTCCAGGGACACCTACGCCCTGGAGCAGTCCCTCACCTTCGTCCAGGCGTTGATCCAGAAGGACACGTCTGACATCCGCTGCTCCAACGGCGAGCCGCCCCTCATCCGCAAACCGGAGAGGGTGGTGGGCGTGATCGGAGCGTCGGCCAGCTCCGTGTCCATCATGGTGGCCAACATCCTGCGGCTGTTCGAG ATTCCTCAGGTGAGCTACGCGTCCACAGCTCCAGAGCTCAGCGACAACAACCGCTACGACTTCTTCTCCCGGGTCGTTCCGCCAGACTCGTACCAGGCCCAGGCCATGCTGGACATCGTCAAGGCTCTGGGCTGGAACTACGTCTCCACGCTGGCGTCCGAAGGCAACTACGGCGAGAGCGGCGTGGAGGCCTTCATGCAGATCTCCAGAGAGGCCG GTGGTGTGTGCATTGCCCAGTCGGTGAAGATCCCCCGAGAGCCAGCTGAGGGCGAGTTCGATAAGATCATCAAACGTTTGATGGAGACAAGTAACGCCAGAGGAGTCATCATCTTCGCCAACGAGGACGACATCAA GCGTGTTCTTGAAGCAGCGAGGCAGGCTAACCTGAcgggtcacttcctgtttgttggGTCAGACAGCTGGGGGGCCAAGAGCTCACCAATCGCCGAGCTGGAAGACGTTGCAGAAGGCGCTGTCACCATCTTGCCCAAGCGGGCCTCGATTGACG GTTTTGATCAGTACTTCATATCTCGGTCCCTGGAGAACAACCGCAGGAACATCTGGTTTGCCGAGTTCTGGGAGGACGACTTCAGGTGCAAATTGACCCGTCCTGGAATCAAACTGGACTCAGACAAGAAGAAGTGCACAG GAGGCGAGCGAATTGGTCAGGACTCGTCCTACGAGCAGGAAGGGAAGGTTCAGTTTGTGATCGATGCTGTTTATGCCGTCGCCTACGCTCTGCACAACATGCACCAAGACCTCTGTCCCAACAGCCACGGGGTCTGCAGCAGCATGGACCCGGTGGAGGGGCGCCTGCTGCTGGACTACATCAGAGCCGTCAACTTCAACG GAAGTGCTGGGACCAGCGTTCTGTTCAACGAGAATGGAGACGCTCCAGGACGCTACGATATCTTCCAGTTTCAGATGACCAACCACAGCCATCCTGGCTACCACGTCATCGGCCAGTGGACCAACAACCTGAGGCTCAAC ctggaggagatgCAGTGGTCAGGAGGAGACAAATCCGTTCCAGAGTCCATCTGTAGCTTCCCCTGCAAACCCGGAGAGCGAAAGAAGATGGTGAAGGGAGTCCCCTGCTGCTGGCACTGCGAG CTCTGTGACGGGTACCAGTACCAGTTGGACGAGTTCACCTGTGAAATGTGTCCAACGGACATGCGGCCCGTCCCCAACCGGACGGCCTGCTGTCCCACGCCCATCATCAAGCTGGAGTGGAACTCTCCCTGGGCCCTAGTGCCCGCCTCTCTCGCCATGCTGGGTATCCTAGCAACCAGCGCCGTGGTGGTCACCTTCATTCGCTTTAACGACACCCCTATCGTCAGGGCGTCGGGAAGAGAGCTGAGCTACGTCCTCCTGACCG GTATCTTTCTGATTTACCTGATCACCTTCCTGATGATCGCGGAGCCAGGTGTGGCGGTGTGTGCGTTCCGGCGCCTCCTGCTGGGCCTCGGCATGGCCATCACCTACTCCGCCATGCTAACCAAAACCAACCGCATTTACAGAATCTTCGAACAGGGCAAGAAGTCGGTGACTCCTCCTAAATTCATAAGCCCCACCTCCCAGCTCGCCATCACCTTCATCCTCATTTCTGTCCAG GTTCTGGGCGTGTTCATGTGGTTCGCTGTGGTTCCTCCTCACACCATCATCGACTACGAGGAGCTCCGCCCACCAAACCCAGACCTGGCCCGAGGCATCCTCAAGTGTGACATGTCGGACCTGTCCATCATCTGCTGCCTGAGCTACAGCATCGTtcttatg gtaacatgTACAGTTTACGCCGTGAAGAGCCGAGGCGTTCCGGAGACATTCAACGAAGCGAAGCCCATCGGTTTCACCATGTACACCACCTGCATCGTCTGGCTGGCCTTCGTCCCCATCTTCTTTGGTACCGCTCAGTCCACTGAGAAG ATGTTCATCCAGACTGCCACCCTGACCGTCTCCATGTCCCTCAGTGCTTCTGTCTCTCTGGGGATGCTGTACATGCCCAAAGTTTACGTCATCGTCTTCCACCCGGAGCAGAACGTccagaagaggaagaggagcttcAAG GCGGTTGTCCAGGCGGCCACACTGTCCCAGAAGACGGACAAACCGAACGGAGACACCAAGATCGAACCCGACAGAACTCAGTAG
- the rad51c gene encoding DNA repair protein RAD51 homolog 3, with amino-acid sequence MKRPVSSLSLGSSLKGKLVRAGFQFTTDLQDLNPEHLSAEAGVSQQEALEALQAASSGHGVAPVTALELLQKEEEFRSIVTFCSQLDEALGGGVPVGKVTEICGAPGVGKTQLCLQLAVDVQVPAVFGGLGGQVLFVDTEGGFQVQRLVDLAGAAVRHCSLLAEDEEQRVAMTTFTVETILSNVFLVRCRDYVELLAELHLLADFLSNRPRLRLLVIDSVAFPFLRLHDDLSQRTRLLQGLGLRLIAAATGHNIAVVTTNHMTTRLHSSQAQLAPALGDVWGHAPSIRLLLRWEESRRLASIVKSPGHMDASVQYQITYQGFRDADQSERPPSKRPRSQTDQSASSRKNTGT; translated from the exons ATGAAGAGGCCCGTCTCCAGTTTGAGTTTGGGCTCCAGTTTGAAGGGGAAACTGGTGAGAGCTGGTTTCCAGTTCACCACAGACCTGCAGGACCTGAACCCGGAACACCTGAGCGCAG AGGCTGGAGTCTcccagcaggaggcgctggaGGCGCTGCAGGCTGCCAGCTCAGGGCACGGCGTTGCCCCGGTGACGGCTCTGGAGCTCCTGCAGAAGGAGGAGGAGTTCAGGAGCATCGTGACGTTCTGCTCCCAGCTGGACGAGGCACTCGGAGGAGGAGTTCCTGTCGGGAAAGTGACGGAGATCTGCGGAGCTCCAGGAGTCGGGAAAACACAGCTGTG CCTGCAGCTGGCCGTGGACGTCCAGGTGCCGGCGGTGTTCGGCGGTCTCGGGGGACAGGTCCTGTTCGTGGACACGGAGGGCGGGTTCCAGGTCCAGAGGCTGGTGGACCTGGCTGGCGCCGCCGTGCGCCACTGCTCGCTGCTGgctgaggatgaggagcagCGCGTTGCCATGACGACCTTCACGGTGGAGACCATCCTGTCAAACGTCTTCCTG GTGCGTTGCCGTGACTATGTGGAGCTTCTGGCCGAGCTGCACCTGCTGGCCGACTTCCTGTCGAACCGGCCGAGGCTCCGCCTCCTCGTCATCGACAGCGTGGCGTTCCCTTTCCTGCGTCTCCATGACGATCTGTCCCAGAGGACACGCCTCCTCCAGGGCCTTGGCCTGCGGCTTATCGCTGCGGCGACGGGCCACAACATCGCCGTGGTAACCACCAACCACATGACCACGCGGCTGCACAGCAGCCAGGCACAGCTGGCGCCGGCGCTGGGCGACGTCTGGGGCCACGCCCCCTCCATCAGGCTCCTCCTCCGGTGGGAGGAGTCACGGCGGCTGGCCTCCATCGTTAAATCCCCGGGTCACATGGACGCCAGCGTCCAATACCAGATCACCTACCAGGGCTTTAGGGAcgctgaccaatcagagcggCCGCCGAGCAAAAGGCCTCGAAGTCAAACCGACCAATCAGCTTCCAGCAGGAAAAACACTGGCACATGA
- the abt1 gene encoding activator of basal transcription 1, producing the protein MKRREKEEKQRKTIGQSPEEEEEEEEDQRRTSTQSEEEEEAASEQKGASAAAAAADDEEAKKKERKCVPGIIYLGHIPPRLRPKHLRNLLSAYGEIGRIFLQPEDRQVRRKKKKSGSRRCDFTEGWVEFRDKRVAKRVALSLHNTPMGTKKRQRFFSDLWNIKYLHRFHWTHLSERLAYEQTVLQQRLRAEVSQAKKETSFYLNNVEKSAHLEHLRKKRQRDGEQVEEKTWDFTQRQTEEEIQKKKKKKDSITQKRLNKARLMQQESKSNVLLLAKIFNSNQSE; encoded by the exons ATGAAGAGGcgagagaaagaggagaaacagaGGAAGACAATAGGCCAGAgtccagaggaagaggaggaggaagaggaggatcaGAGGAGGACGAGCACTCAGagcgaagaggaggaggaagcagctAGTGAGCAGAAAggagcttctgctgctgctgctgctgctgatgatgaagAGGCGAAGAAGAAGGAGAGGAAGTGTGTTCCAGGCATCATCTACCTGGGCCACATTCCTCCCAGGCTCCGCCCCAAACACCTGAGGAACCTGCTGTCAGCCTACGGAGAGATCGGACGCATTTTCCTGCAGCCAGAGG ACCGCCAggtgaggaggaagaagaagaagtccGGCTCCAGGAGGTGCGACTTCACCGAAGGTTGGGTGGAGTTCAGGGACAAGCGGGTGGCGAAGCGGGTGGCGCTGTCGCTGCACAACACGCCGATGGGAACCAAGAAACGCCAGAGGTTCTTCTCTGACCTCTGGAACATCAAG TACCTGCACAGGTTCCACTGGACTCACCTGAGCGAGCGGCTGGCCTATGAGCAGAcggtgctgcagcagagactCCGGGCCGAAGTCTCTCAGGCCAAGAAGGAGACCAGCTTCTACCTGAACAACGTGGAGAAGAGCGCCCACCTGGAACACCTGAGGAAGAAACGGCAGAGAGACGGAGAACAG GTGGAGGAGAAGACGTGGGACTTCACGCAGCGCCAGACAGAAGAGGAGatccagaagaagaagaagaaaaaggactCCATTACCCAGAAGCGCCTGAATAAGGCCCGCCTCATGCAGCAGGAGAGCAAATCCAACGTCTTGTTACTGGCTAAGATCTTTAactccaaccaatcagagtga
- the cdk16 gene encoding cyclin-dependent kinase 16, protein MERIRKLKRQLSVTLGRGGAGGGDRALNDSNTQEVTSHSDSEVPSLRSSAALKVRASSSSVHSLLQSYGGSMRRPRGLGRSLSSYLNRATRLEIVHEDVKMNSGGESDPPSSSDDVQSPVRVRLRNKKISTEDINKRLSLPADIRLPDDYLEKFSVIGPALFEQPISRRLRRVSLSEIGFGKLETYIKLDKLGEGTYATVYKGRSKLTDNLVALKEIRLEHEEGAPCTAIREVSLLKDLKHANIVTLHDIIHTQKSLTLVFEYLDKDLKQYLDDCGNVIHVHNVKLFLFQLLRGLSYCHRRKVLHRDLKPQNLLINERGELKLADFGLARAKSIPTKTYSNEVVTLWYRPPDILLGSTDYSTHIDMWGVGCIFYEMVTGRPLFPGSTVEEELHFIFKLLGTPRERSWPGISSNQEFLAFNFPQYRAERLSNHTPRLSSEGVELLSKFLQFEGKKRISADEAMKHCYFSNLGNRVTSLPDTVSIFSLSEIQLEKESVKPPAVPDPATSPTRRRSLLF, encoded by the exons ATGGAGCGAATCAGGAAGCTCAAACGGCAGCTGTCTGTCACTCTGGGGAGGGGCGGGGCCGGCGGCGGGGACCGGGCGCTGAACGACTCCAACACGCAGGAAGTGACGTCACACAGCGATTCAG AAGTCCCGTCTCTTCGTTCCTCAGCAGCTCTGAAGGTCCGGGCCTCGTCGTCTTCGGTCCACTCGTTGCTGCAGTCCTATGGCGGCTCCATGAGGAGGCCCCGTGGTCTCGGCCGCAGCCTGAGTTCCTACCTGAACCGGGCCACCAGACTCG AAATAGTTCATGAAGACGTCAAGATGAACTCTGGTGGAGAAAGCGATCCGCCTTCGTCTTCAGACGATGTTCAGAGTCCGGTCCGAGTCCGACTGAGGAACAAGAAGATCTCAACGGAG GACATCAACAAGCGTCTGTCGTTGCCGGCGGATATCCGTCTTCCTGATGATTACCTGGAGAAGTTCAGTGTGATTGGTCCGGCTCTGTTcgagcagccaatcagcaggcGGCTCCGCCGAGTGTCTCTG TCGGAGATCGGGTTCGGGAAACTGGAGACGTACATCAAACTGGACAAACTGGGAGAG GGGACCTATGCCACGGTGTATAAAGGTCGCAGCAAGCTGACCGACAACCTGGTTGCCCTGAAGGAGATCCGCCTGGAACATGAAGAGGGAGCTCCCTGCACGGCAATCAGAGAAG TGTCTCTGCTGAAGGACCTGAAACACGCCAACATCGTGACGCTTCATGACATCATCCACACGCAGAAATCCCTCACGCTGGTCTTTGAGTACCTG gACAAAGATCTGAAGCAATACCTGGACGACTGTGGAAACGTCATCCATGTTCACAACGTCAAG CTGTTTCTCTTCCAATTGCTCCGTGGTTTGTCCTACTGTCACCGGAGGAAAGTTCTCCACCGAGACCTGAAGCCCCAGAACCTGCTGATCAACGAGCGAGGGGAGCTCAAGCTGGCCGACTTTG GTTTGGCCCGAGCCAAGTCCATCCCAACAAAAACATACTCCAATGAGGTGGTGACGCTGTGGTACCGGCCGCCGGACATCCTGCTGGGCAGCACCGACTACTCCACCCACATCGACATGTG GGGTGTTGGGTGTATCTTCTATGAGATGGTGACGGGTCGCCCTCTCTTTCCTGGCTCGACAGTTGAGGAGGAGCTTCACTTCATCTTCAAGCTGCTGG GAACGCCCAGAGAGCGCAGCTGGCCTGGAATCAGTTCCAACCAGGAGTTCCTGGCTTTCAACTTCCCTCAGTACCGAGCCGAGAGGCTGAGCAACCACACCCCCAG GCTCAGCAGTGAAGGAGTGGAGTTGCTGTCGAAGTTCCTGCAG TTTGAAGGGAAGAAgaggatctctgctgacgaaGCCATGAAACATTGCTACTTCAGTAACCTTGGAAACAgagtgacatcacttcctgacA CGGTGTCCATCTTCAGTCTGTCGGAGATCCAGCTGGAGAAGGAGAGCGTGAAGCCGCCGGCAGTTCCTGATCCAG CTACCAGCCCGACGCGGAGGCGGAGTCTGCTCTTCTGA